The genomic window GCCTGTTATGAGAAAGAAATCAGCTCAACTGGATGAATTCACACAGGCACAGCTCCTAAAGTTACCCTTCCAAACTTTCCCCCTCATGCACGcctagccacacacacacacacacgcccacaGAGACACGCACCCTTATCTACTCCTGCACACACATTCCAAGTCTAGCAGCTGAATTTCATGTCAGTCAGCTTTCCAATAGCTGAGAGAAGCCTAAGcttatggatatatatatatatatacctagaAGTTACAGGTTCGTGAAACTGAAGAAACTTTGAATGTTGCAAACATCTGAGCTGTCCCCAAACCAAAATCCCTGAGGTTTTAAACTAAGTCAAAAAGGAATTCTGAAATCTGAAGCCACAGATAAAGTAAAGAGCTCTGTCTGCAGCTTCACAATGTGGACTTCTGCTGCTCTCCTTGAATGATCAAATGCAACTGCCTTTTTGCAATGGCAGTGTTTAAATCCCATAAAAATTCTAGCAGCATTCCATTAAGGACAACTTCCATGGGCACAAACTGCAAAACCTGATTGGCAGCATCAGAGCTGAGCAACGTGCTCATCAGTTCCTTCAGATTCTGCAGGTACTGGAGCACAGGGGTTGGGAGATCCCGATAACCAACACACAGAAGGACCGCACACGCACTCAGAGGCTCGGAGGAAGTTGGACAAGAAAACGTGATGAACCTGAAGCAGCTATGCAGCACAAAGACCATGCCAGCCATGAACCTCGTGAAACATGACAGTACAGGCAAGATCAAAGCATCCCCTGTCTGAAGTCGTGGTAGGGAACGTAGAAAGCAGTCCAGAAATACCTGCTGATACCGGGGTTCTCCATCATGAAGCAACGAACAGTGGAATGACATGAGACTGGCAGACTCCAAAAGACTCACTTCCACAGACTGACAGGTTTTGTTATCAAGAGGAGGCAAACCTACTACCAGACACTTGATTTGGTTGCTTAGTCCTTCTGCTGACTCATCCTGAGAGCACTTTGTAAGGCTCAACAACTCAGAAAAAATCAGCTCTTCAGAAAGAACATGGCAAGAATAGCAAATCTGTGGCTTTTGTCTAAATGTGGAACCTAAGTTCAGGGACCCCCCTAATGACTTTTCTATGGCTTCATTTAGAGTCTTTAAAATCTCACCATCACAGAAAGGAGAGCACTTTACTTTTGGTAATTTCATTCCTTCTAAGACATACCACAAGTGATATTCAAGATTAGAGCAAACACTTTCTAAAACAGTATTTTTCCCAGCATTACTTATAGCATGCTCTTCAGCCCAATGATTGAAGTATCCATTGGCCATCTTATCTTCCCATGAAAGTGCTTCTAGCATCTTTCTTTCATTATAGGTTTTAAAATATCTGTTTCTTTGTCCAAACCATTTTGAATTCATACTACACCCAATACTGGATTTCTTTACTAGCCAATTATTTCTGGAAAGGCGCTTCATTTGGAACTTTTGCATGAAGTGCTCCACAGCACAGTCCCTTAAATTATTCAGCTTAGCTTGTTCCACTTCACTTATGCACTCAAACAGACGAATGTTTTCAGAAATAGTCTCCGACTGATacttgtgaaagaagacacagcaTTCCTCATGCCTTTTAAGAAAAGATTCTGGAATCATATGTTGAGGGAAAAGAGCTTTATTgataatttcacttccaaaatgtTGCATCATTTTAG from Notamacropus eugenii isolate mMacEug1 chromosome 1, mMacEug1.pri_v2, whole genome shotgun sequence includes these protein-coding regions:
- the CMTR2 gene encoding cap-specific mRNA (nucleoside-2'-O-)-methyltransferase 2 encodes the protein MSKWKPSGDQAGGLEKFSPDVLADVSELFAKKFSYGKPPNNEWQLPDSNDVFTCDHIEFNSLLVLKNSMNEVKNLLSDKNLDDWHQHTSFTNKAGKIIPHMKKIVNAELCTQAWCKFHEVLCSFPLIPQEAFQNGELNSVHLCEAPGAFIASLNHYLRSHNIPCDWNWVANTLNPYHEANDNLMMIMDDRLIANTLPWWYFGPDNTGDIMTLKHLTGLQHFISNMSPVHLVTADGSFDCQGNPGEQEALVSPLHYCEVVTALMTLSSGGSFVLKMFTLFEHCSINLMYLLNCSFEEIHVFKPATSKAGNSEVYVVCLYYLGREAIHPLLTKMMQHFGSEIINKALFPQHMIPESFLKRHEECCVFFHKYQSETISENIRLFECISEVEQAKLNNLRDCAVEHFMQKFQMKRLSRNNWLVKKSSIGCSMNSKWFGQRNRYFKTYNERKMLEALSWEDKMANGYFNHWAEEHAISNAGKNTVLESVCSNLEYHLWYVLEGMKLPKVKCSPFCDGEILKTLNEAIEKSLGGSLNLGSTFRQKPQICYSCHVLSEELIFSELLSLTKCSQDESAEGLSNQIKCLVVGLPPLDNKTCQSVEVSLLESASLMSFHCSLLHDGEPRYQQVFLDCFLRSLPRLQTGDALILPVLSCFTRFMAGMVFVLHSCFRFITFSCPTSSEPLSACAVLLCVGYRDLPTPVLQYLQNLKELMSTLLSSDAANQVLQFVPMEVVLNGMLLEFLWDLNTAIAKRQLHLIIQGEQQKSTL